The stretch of DNA ATGTCCATTACTCCATTTGAGCTTTGTATTAATATTTCTCAATCATTATTAATGTAGTTACGGCAGTTGTGCTATATTTCTTTGATAGGACTTGAAAGTGGAACACTATTATAatttaagaaatctaagagtTATTTCTGCTGCTGAATAGTGCTCATATCAATGTGTTATCTGTATCAGTCCATCGGTTTAGTACTTAGTACAAAATACTAATGACTGATAGTTGTAACATAAATGGAAAATGACAAAATCACTGCAGTATTGCATAATCAATCTCCAGGGGAAAATCTGCTTTCATCGCTTTCCTCCGTTCCTAATCCTCACCTAAAAccttcttatttttccttcctaattctcCTTCTTATCTCATCACCAACAGAATCAGATTCCTGCTCGCCTGCCATATTCTTTGTTTCAAAATATACTACCCTAATTGATTCCTACCCTATTAATGTCCCATCAACATGGTAATATGCTTAGTTGAGGTTCTATTACACATTGGCACGTAGATGCACATTTTGGAATGTACTTGTAGCCAACCTGAGCAAGTTTGGTACCAGTAAAACATGTTTTTCCTTCCATTCCTTATTAATAAGTCATGAAAAATTTCTTAATGTATCTGAAGTGAAAATGACTTTGTCAATATAGAATTAATGTAGTAATGAATTAGAACACTCGTGTCATTGGTCAGCTGTTTTTAAATGTCTCTACTACTTGGATAACGCTATCAGTGTTTCAagaatgtatatatattaagatGTACTGTTTATCTTTCAGGGAACTGCTGATGATGTAGTGGATTGCTCCCATGGGAAGCAACTTTGGGAACATTGTAAACAAAAATATGAACCCTTGTGGGTTAAGGGAGGAAACCATTGTGACCTGGAACTTTACCCTCAATACATAAAGCATCTCAAGAAATTCATTGCAGCTATTGAGAAGTCATCGCGACAAAACTCTGGATTGGGATCTATATCGGATCAACTAGATAAACCTCGGACCAGCACAGATTTTAGGGAGAAACCTAGATCCagcatggatcaaagggagaATTCTAGACGCAGTGGTCCTGATAGGCCGTGTAATGGAGCCGAGTTGCCTGAGAAAGCTAGGAATAGCATTGACCGgtgagttttgaattatatttatattcaatGTTGCGAAGTCATTTTCTTTGCCCTTATTCTGTTTTTGACACTGTTTTCTCTGAGTTATGGTTTGCAGTTTCGGAGAGATGGTGAGATCAGTTGGATTGTGCAATATTGATTGTTTCAGGCCCACGGCAACTCATGCATAAAAGATGGTGATAAAGCTTACACATTGAGGTTGTAATTTtctcattaattattttattggttgaAGGGTATGTATTGGTGATGGGAAAATGTTCCATAATGtccaatttatttttctaatgaaATAGatcagaaaagaaaaggaaaaaaaaaaggtaactTAGCCAAGTAGATATTGTGCCACTAAGTCTTCCTTCTAGTTCATAATCTAACACCTCTGTTTTTGGCATTCTACCATGGACCTAAACGTAGGGAATTGTATTCTTTGGTGTTGATGAATGATGAAGCTATATAGAACAACGCTTCCCTCGTACaaaagtgtaatttttttaaataatatttgctTGTTCGGCTTTTGCATATAATCAGAGTTATATCAACATTTTTCCTCATGTAAAACACATTGAAATCTGAAAACAACGCTTCACGCAATCATTTTCTGTGTATCCAAAAGTATTGTTTAATATAGTAGTATTTTCTATGAGCTTGTTAGCTGATAGGTGTCAATATAACTTATAGCTAATTGTATAGCAATTTATCAATTGTGACTGTTCATTTTCTGTCTTTTTTTTCGGTTATATgttcattttttgtttaaacGATGCTAACAAGATAACCTTGAACAAAATATATTAACGTGCAAAGTGCAAAGGCTAATCTTAATGTTGTATTCACCCAACATTAATTCTTGTacattttatgaaaaataaaacaaaataaaatggcTTGCAATTGTTTGTGATCTAAAATTTAATGTATAGTTTTTATCTGAAAAAAAGGAATAAAGAGGGAATTTAAGGTGAAGATTTACATGTAGTTGTTTTTATACGAAGTTAATAGTTGAGAATTGTTAaacaatttaatatatttaactaaattattatctaacgGTGTTTAACTATTAACTTCAAATGAAAGAAACAATAGATGAGAacaaatataatactaaatattacttgttcttactTGATAACCATTGTTTTGGGGATAAATTACTCGAGAACATTTAAGTATTTAACAATGATGGTATATATGATTCCAAGATTAACATTTAACATTTCACAATTAACAATTATAACTCAGAAAATATATAATTCTAGTAGGGGACCTATAGGGGTGCACATGGCTCGATTCGACCTGAAGACCCGACCCGGAACATTTTAGgggctaatttggtgtgatttcatcgggtttagGGTCGGGTAAGGGTTTCAAAAATAGACCCaatcattatttcgggtcgggttcGGGCTATAACTCGGGTCACCCGAACTCGGTCTAgtggcccggtcatcatacacaattaatattttgtgttattagtaaTGGATAAtggctattcttatgtggaatttaagtattgtaaaccttaatattttgtgttattagtcattataagactataagttaatgttttatgtttagaatgcataagactttagactaatgcataatattgtgttatttgtattgatttaaatatttggtgttattagacaatattagtattgattgtggttatgctttaattttgaagaaggattgattcttgttatatttttctaagtgaattttaccatgtcaaataatggttggagtcttggaaatttggatatttttacatgctagcttataagaaggtattaatgtaatgtaatgttaacggttcggttttcacccggtataattgtggcccgaaagtgtgtttgtttcattaggtttagGGTCGGGTTCGAGTCTAATAAGTAGACCGGGTGTATATTTCGAGTCGAGTCTGGATCATATCAAACCCGGCTTCACCCGATCTATGTGCACCTTAGGGGCCTATGCCCTCATGCACCATAACTTTGGTCCTTCTATGGCTGGACCTTGTTTGAATTTCATTCAATGATCAATAATATTCAATACAAATACACAATATTGTGTATTCTCATGGATTATGATTGAACACAGTATTTCATATAAAATGAGTACAAAtaccttttttatttctctacAGGGATCCCATAAACTTTCTAG from Arachis duranensis cultivar V14167 chromosome 4, aradu.V14167.gnm2.J7QH, whole genome shotgun sequence encodes:
- the LOC107486551 gene encoding uncharacterized protein LOC107486551 isoform X2: MIILDMASHLGSEQNTYADIEAAYKCLIENYGAKEEDIILYGQSVGSGPTTDLATRLPNLRAVILHSPILSGLRVMYPVKRTYWFDIYKNIDKIPLVNCPVLVIHGTADDVVDCSHGKQLWEHCKQKYEPLWVKGGNHCDLELYPQYIKHLKKFIAAIEKSSRQNSGLGSISDQLDKPRTSTDFREKPRSSMDQRENSRRSGPDRPCNGAELPEKARNSIDRFGEMVRSVGLCNIDCFRPTATHA